In one Actinomycetota bacterium genomic region, the following are encoded:
- a CDS encoding response regulator, producing MTARIMIVDDAAFMRKRIRNILLKHGYEVVAEGENGKEAVDFYQQHSPDLVTMDITMPEMDGIEALQRIMDLDPKAKVVVVSAMGQQSMVIKAIKSGAKDFIVKPFEPDRVIQTVRRALEAG from the coding sequence GTGACCGCGCGGATAATGATCGTCGATGACGCGGCCTTCATGCGCAAGAGGATACGCAACATCCTCCTCAAACACGGTTACGAGGTGGTGGCCGAGGGGGAGAACGGGAAGGAGGCCGTCGATTTCTACCAGCAGCACTCCCCCGACCTGGTGACCATGGACATCACCATGCCCGAGATGGACGGCATCGAGGCCTTGCAGAGGATAATGGACCTGGATCCCAAGGCCAAGGTGGTGGTGGTCTCGGCCATGGGCCAGCAATCCATGGTCATCAAGGCCATCAAGAGCGGGGCCAAGGACTTCATAGTCAAGCCCTTCGAGCCGGACAGGGTCATCCAGACGGTGAGGAGGGCTCTGGAAGCGGGATAG
- the fliY gene encoding flagellar motor switch phosphatase FliY, whose product MAEEPLSQEEIDALVRGESGSSGGDAGLPPTSRDGSSPGEGDEHPLDEDQLDALGEFFNIAMGRAATVLSTILGRDVEITTPRVSWIDWKEMVSSHPVPCVVVWVEFKEGLEGSTVLVLSQRDANLVANIMDEEERDLEEPLDEYRQSVVGEAVNQMVGGAVYAMSEMLGLEMSIQPPRIQVLDFSSGDETPPAPSYGEGDLVQIAFEFRVDDLLKSEMIQLMPVGFAQALADMILQEDEEVELPREEERVAERGESGEAGPPTTASEEEVEVRRAEFLPLGGGAGGDRSEEDNIRLLLDIELEVSVELGRTRMRIKDVLSLGEGSIIELDKVVGEPVEIYANRKLIARGEVVVIDEDFGVRVTEIVRKQP is encoded by the coding sequence ATGGCCGAGGAACCCCTTTCCCAGGAGGAGATAGACGCCTTGGTAAGGGGCGAGTCGGGAAGTTCCGGTGGGGATGCCGGGCTTCCTCCGACGTCGCGCGACGGATCCTCCCCGGGGGAAGGGGATGAACATCCCCTGGACGAGGACCAGCTCGACGCCCTGGGGGAGTTCTTCAACATCGCCATGGGCCGTGCGGCCACCGTCCTCTCCACCATCCTGGGAAGGGACGTGGAGATCACCACCCCGCGCGTGTCCTGGATTGACTGGAAAGAAATGGTATCCTCCCATCCCGTGCCCTGCGTGGTCGTCTGGGTGGAGTTCAAGGAGGGACTGGAGGGAAGCACGGTGCTGGTGCTCTCGCAGCGGGACGCCAACCTGGTGGCCAACATCATGGACGAGGAGGAAAGGGACCTGGAGGAACCCCTGGACGAGTACCGGCAGAGCGTGGTGGGGGAAGCGGTGAACCAGATGGTGGGGGGAGCCGTTTACGCCATGTCCGAGATGCTGGGCCTGGAAATGAGTATCCAACCGCCTCGCATCCAGGTACTGGATTTTTCCTCCGGGGACGAAACCCCTCCCGCCCCGTCCTACGGGGAGGGCGACCTGGTGCAGATAGCCTTCGAGTTCCGGGTGGATGACCTTTTGAAAAGCGAGATGATCCAGCTCATGCCGGTGGGTTTCGCCCAGGCGCTGGCGGACATGATCCTCCAGGAGGACGAGGAGGTAGAGCTTCCCCGCGAGGAGGAGCGCGTGGCGGAGCGGGGCGAATCCGGGGAAGCCGGCCCGCCGACCACCGCTTCGGAGGAGGAGGTGGAGGTCCGTCGCGCCGAGTTCTTGCCCCTCGGCGGTGGGGCGGGGGGCGACCGTTCCGAGGAGGACAACATCCGGCTGCTCCTGGACATCGAGCTGGAGGTCTCCGTGGAGTTGGGGCGCACCCGCATGAGGATAAAGGACGTGCTCTCCCTCGGCGAGGGCTCCATCATCGAGCTGGACAAGGTGGTGGGGGAGCCGGTGGAAATATATGCCAACCGGAAGCTCATCGCTCGCGGCGAGGTGGTGGTGATCGACGAGGATTTCGGCGTCCGGGTTACCGAGATCGTGAGGAAACAGCCTTGA
- the flhA gene encoding flagellar biosynthesis protein FlhA, whose product MNASRLDRYSDFLTAGIVVLIIVMILVPLSPFILDLLIAFNFALSLLVMLVTMYTQEPLHFSVFPTLLLLATVFRLAINIAVTRQILVNANAGSMVRAFGNFVISGNLIVGLVVFFIIVIVQFVVITSGANRVAEVAARFTLDAMPGKQMSIDADLNAGLISEEEARRRREEVAREADFYGAMDGASKFVKGDAIAAIVVVFVNLLGGLAVGAFQKGMDLNAAVNTYSLLTIGAGLVVQVPALLVSTATGVIITRAAAEANLGSDLSRQLLRQPRALQIGAGIIGLLALLPGLPKVSLLAMALGTFGVSLAMRREVKEAVPEAEVEEEPLGPRSREEVLELVKVDPMELELGYDLIPLVDPGSGSDFMDRVILVRRQIALELGIVVPPIRLRDNLTLSPDTYRILIRGAEVARGELRTRGYLALNAGEADTTFPGVPTTEPAFGLPALWIGEDMAETAKSAGYTVVDPASVLLTHLTETIRRHAAELLSRQDTQALLDLVKRDNPVVVEELVPGQLTVGEVHRVLQRLLEEGVPVRDLVTILEVLGDRSRFTRDVDQLAESVRRALSRTITRKYLSEDGVLYVVTLDPALERTVEESVQQVGGEPVLAMDPALAERFISRLAGVVGDAAGTGNQPVLLCGTGARRFLRRMLARIMPHLAVISYEEVAPGVEIKSLGTVDIGEPETMGAPGGKTGN is encoded by the coding sequence ATGAACGCTTCGCGCCTGGACCGGTACAGCGATTTTCTGACCGCGGGGATCGTGGTCCTCATCATCGTCATGATCCTCGTGCCCCTGTCTCCCTTCATCCTCGACCTCCTGATCGCCTTCAACTTCGCCCTTTCCCTCCTGGTGATGCTGGTGACCATGTACACCCAGGAGCCTCTTCATTTCTCCGTGTTTCCCACCCTGCTGCTCCTGGCCACCGTCTTCCGGCTGGCCATCAACATCGCCGTCACCAGGCAGATCCTGGTAAACGCCAACGCTGGCTCCATGGTCCGCGCCTTCGGTAACTTCGTCATCTCCGGGAACCTCATCGTCGGGCTGGTGGTCTTCTTCATCATCGTCATCGTGCAGTTCGTGGTCATCACCAGCGGCGCCAACCGCGTGGCCGAGGTGGCGGCCAGGTTTACCCTGGACGCCATGCCCGGGAAACAGATGAGCATCGACGCCGACCTCAACGCTGGGTTGATCAGCGAGGAGGAGGCCCGGAGGAGAAGGGAGGAGGTGGCCAGGGAGGCCGACTTCTACGGGGCCATGGACGGGGCCAGCAAGTTCGTGAAGGGCGACGCCATCGCGGCCATCGTGGTGGTCTTCGTGAACCTCCTGGGCGGGCTGGCGGTGGGGGCCTTCCAGAAGGGCATGGACTTGAACGCCGCGGTCAACACCTACAGCCTGCTGACCATCGGTGCCGGGCTGGTGGTCCAAGTGCCGGCTCTCCTGGTCTCCACGGCGACGGGGGTGATCATCACCCGGGCGGCCGCGGAGGCCAACCTGGGCTCGGACCTCTCGCGGCAGCTCCTGCGTCAGCCTAGGGCCCTGCAGATAGGGGCGGGGATCATCGGGCTCTTGGCCCTCCTCCCGGGGTTGCCCAAGGTTTCCCTGCTGGCCATGGCCCTGGGCACCTTCGGGGTTTCGTTGGCCATGAGAAGGGAGGTCAAGGAGGCCGTGCCCGAGGCCGAGGTGGAAGAGGAACCCCTCGGCCCCCGCAGCCGGGAGGAGGTGCTGGAGCTGGTTAAGGTGGACCCCATGGAGCTCGAACTGGGGTATGACCTCATCCCCCTGGTGGACCCCGGTTCGGGCAGCGACTTCATGGACCGGGTGATCCTGGTCCGTCGCCAGATCGCCCTCGAACTGGGCATAGTGGTGCCGCCCATCCGCCTGCGCGATAATCTCACCCTTTCTCCCGACACCTATCGCATACTCATCCGGGGTGCCGAGGTGGCCAGGGGGGAGCTGCGGACCCGGGGGTACCTGGCCCTGAACGCCGGGGAGGCGGACACCACCTTCCCCGGCGTGCCCACCACCGAGCCGGCCTTTGGCCTTCCGGCTCTCTGGATAGGCGAGGACATGGCGGAGACCGCCAAGTCCGCCGGGTACACGGTGGTGGACCCGGCCTCCGTGCTGCTCACCCACCTCACGGAGACCATCCGGAGGCACGCCGCCGAGCTCTTGAGCCGGCAAGACACCCAGGCCCTGCTGGACCTGGTGAAGAGGGACAATCCGGTGGTGGTGGAGGAACTAGTTCCCGGGCAACTGACCGTGGGCGAGGTGCACCGCGTGCTGCAGAGACTGCTCGAGGAGGGTGTCCCGGTGCGGGACCTGGTGACCATCCTAGAGGTCCTCGGGGACCGGTCGCGGTTCACCAGGGACGTGGACCAGCTCGCAGAAAGCGTCCGCCGCGCGCTCTCCCGCACCATCACCCGGAAGTACCTGTCCGAGGACGGGGTGTTGTACGTGGTGACCCTGGACCCCGCCCTGGAGAGGACGGTGGAGGAATCCGTGCAGCAGGTGGGCGGAGAGCCGGTGCTGGCCATGGACCCGGCGCTCGCCGAGAGGTTCATCTCCAGGTTGGCGGGCGTGGTAGGGGATGCGGCGGGGACCGGAAACCAGCCCGTTCTGCTCTGCGGCACGGGCGCCAGGCGCTTCCTGCGGCGCATGCTGGCCCGCATCATGCCCCACCTGGCGGTGATCTCCTACGAGGAGGTGGCCCCGGGGGTGGAGATAAAGTCCCTGGGAACGGTGGACATAGGGGAACCCGAGACCATGGGTGCGCCGGGAGGGAAAACGGGAAACTGA
- a CDS encoding chemotaxis protein CheD codes for MPRRIIVKMGDLEISDSPGDVLTSVLGSCVGVILLDRNGPLTGMAHIMLPERTKGMLVGNRKAKYAGPGVLALVREMMRRGSRKDDLYAKLCGGARLFGENSLQNIGERNVAVTRAALRKLNIPILAERVGGEVGRNVIVEVGTGRVIVKVSGDHAEVI; via the coding sequence ATGCCCAGGCGGATTATCGTCAAGATGGGAGACCTGGAGATAAGCGATAGCCCGGGCGACGTGCTCACCAGCGTCCTGGGATCCTGCGTGGGGGTGATATTGCTCGATCGCAACGGCCCGCTGACCGGGATGGCCCACATCATGCTCCCGGAGAGGACCAAGGGGATGCTGGTGGGGAACCGGAAGGCCAAGTACGCCGGGCCGGGCGTCCTCGCCCTGGTCCGGGAGATGATGCGCCGGGGGTCCCGCAAGGACGACCTTTACGCCAAGCTCTGCGGGGGAGCCAGGCTGTTCGGCGAGAACAGCCTGCAGAACATCGGGGAGCGGAACGTCGCCGTGACCCGCGCCGCCCTCCGCAAGTTGAACATCCCCATCCTGGCCGAGAGGGTGGGGGGAGAGGTCGGAAGGAACGTGATCGTGGAAGTGGGGACGGGAAGGGTGATCGTCAAGGTCTCCGGCGACCACGCGGAGGTGATCTGA
- a CDS encoding flagellar biosynthetic protein FliR, with protein sequence MYFPVSEASISAFLMVLGRVSGAVAASPFFRRGQVPVLVRAALCLVLTLFLAPLVGAEALRLDLAFPLRLAYEVLVGVFLGYLFTLVVSGVSMAGGVLDFEMGFGLAHSFDPHAGSYASILARFYLLLAVLVFYLAGGHRLLVVTVLASYRVFPAGSLALPEIISTASARAAAEVFVVAVKVAAPVMGALFVADVVFGLVARSVPQLNVFVLGIPLKVLLGLLAVAVTLPATVVFLRHLFEGFEGWLAGAW encoded by the coding sequence ATGTACTTCCCGGTGAGCGAGGCCTCCATCTCCGCCTTCCTGATGGTCTTGGGGCGCGTTTCCGGAGCCGTCGCCGCCTCGCCCTTCTTCAGGAGGGGGCAGGTGCCGGTGCTGGTGAGGGCTGCCCTTTGCCTTGTGCTCACCCTTTTCCTGGCCCCCCTGGTGGGAGCGGAGGCCCTGCGGCTGGACCTGGCCTTTCCCCTGCGGCTGGCCTACGAGGTCCTGGTGGGGGTTTTCCTGGGATACCTCTTCACCCTGGTGGTTAGCGGCGTGAGCATGGCCGGGGGAGTGCTGGATTTCGAGATGGGTTTCGGCCTGGCCCATTCCTTCGACCCCCACGCGGGGTCCTACGCCAGCATCCTGGCCCGCTTCTATCTGCTCTTGGCGGTGCTGGTTTTCTACCTGGCCGGGGGGCACCGGTTGCTGGTGGTTACCGTGCTGGCCAGCTACCGGGTCTTCCCCGCCGGAAGCCTGGCTCTACCGGAAATAATTTCCACCGCCTCGGCCCGGGCGGCGGCGGAGGTTTTCGTGGTGGCCGTCAAGGTGGCCGCGCCGGTGATGGGGGCCCTTTTCGTGGCCGACGTGGTCTTCGGCCTGGTGGCCCGCTCGGTACCGCAGCTCAACGTGTTCGTCCTGGGGATTCCCCTCAAGGTTCTCCTGGGGCTCCTGGCGGTGGCCGTGACCCTGCCCGCCACGGTGGTTTTCCTGCGCCACCTCTTCGAGGGATTCGAGGGGTGGCTGGCGGGAGCCTGGTGA
- the fliQ gene encoding flagellar biosynthesis protein FliQ — protein MLEIVGRAFFLALMMLLPLLGVTMLVGVIISILQAATQIQEMTLTFIPKLFVTLLMIILAGPWIIRTLVNFTLEIFRSLPEFIR, from the coding sequence ATGCTGGAGATCGTGGGCAGGGCCTTTTTCCTGGCCCTCATGATGTTGCTGCCCCTCCTCGGGGTGACCATGCTGGTGGGGGTGATCATCAGCATCCTCCAGGCCGCCACGCAGATCCAGGAGATGACCCTTACCTTCATTCCCAAGCTGTTCGTCACCCTTCTGATGATCATCCTGGCCGGACCATGGATCATCCGGACCCTGGTCAATTTCACCCTGGAGATATTTCGCAGCCTGCCGGAGTTCATACGTTGA
- the fliP gene encoding flagellar type III secretion system pore protein FliP (The bacterial flagellar biogenesis protein FliP forms a type III secretion system (T3SS)-type pore required for flagellar assembly.) — MEDGEKAQARVEMNEGGKWMGRRRKPVLLAAAGTAFVLLLVMAFLASGMQRASAQPEEDELVNTLEEGSRSNSLVQLLILITLLALIPTVLLCMTCFTRVVVILSFMRNAIGTAQLPPNQVIIGVALFLSLFIMSPVVSRINNEAVKPYMEGSIQREEAFRRGLEPLREFMLRQTEEKDLELFLNLSSEERPESPEQVSTMVLVPAFVVSELKKAFIIAFLIFIPFLIVDILVSGTLMSMGMLMLPPMIISLPFKLLLFVLVDGWGLVVRSLISSFK; from the coding sequence ATGGAAGACGGCGAGAAGGCGCAGGCCCGCGTGGAGATGAACGAAGGTGGAAAATGGATGGGAAGGAGAAGGAAACCCGTCCTCCTCGCGGCGGCCGGAACGGCCTTCGTGCTCCTGCTGGTCATGGCCTTCCTCGCCTCGGGGATGCAGCGCGCCTCGGCCCAACCCGAGGAGGACGAACTGGTGAACACGCTGGAGGAGGGTTCGAGGAGCAACTCCCTGGTGCAGTTGCTCATCTTGATCACCCTCCTGGCCCTGATCCCCACCGTGCTCCTGTGCATGACCTGTTTCACCAGGGTGGTGGTTATCCTGTCTTTCATGCGCAATGCCATCGGCACGGCGCAGCTTCCGCCCAACCAGGTGATCATCGGGGTGGCCCTGTTCCTCTCCCTTTTCATCATGTCGCCCGTGGTGAGCAGGATAAACAACGAGGCGGTGAAGCCTTACATGGAGGGGTCCATCCAGAGGGAGGAGGCCTTCCGGCGCGGGTTGGAGCCCCTGCGGGAGTTCATGCTACGACAGACGGAGGAAAAGGACTTGGAGCTCTTCCTGAACCTCTCCTCGGAGGAAAGACCGGAGAGCCCGGAGCAAGTTTCCACCATGGTGCTGGTTCCCGCCTTCGTGGTCAGCGAGTTGAAGAAGGCGTTCATCATCGCCTTCCTGATCTTCATCCCTTTCCTGATCGTGGACATACTGGTCTCGGGCACCCTCATGTCCATGGGGATGCTCATGCTTCCCCCCATGATCATCTCTCTCCCCTTCAAGCTGCTGCTCTTCGTCTTGGTCGACGGATGGGGGCTGGTGGTGCGTTCCCTGATCAGCAGTTTCAAGTGA
- a CDS encoding response regulator transcription factor produces MSRIRVMVVDDHTLVRESLMTALATSAALEVVGGAGSGREALEKAKSLNPDVILMDVKMPRMNGIQACRLIKQSLPAVRVVMLTMMEDEASILEAISAGASGYILKSMPVNEVVRAVKLAMEDKSPLSPEAAMKVINQFRRKMEEEASQFNLTRRELEVLQLLAYGYTNKMIAEKMFISQQTVKSHVIHIFQKLGANDRTEAVAIALRKGLVE; encoded by the coding sequence ATGTCGAGGATCAGGGTGATGGTGGTCGACGATCACACGCTGGTGAGGGAGAGTCTCATGACCGCCCTGGCCACTTCGGCCGCCCTCGAGGTGGTTGGAGGAGCGGGCTCGGGAAGGGAGGCCCTGGAGAAGGCCAAGTCCCTGAACCCGGACGTGATCCTCATGGACGTGAAGATGCCCCGCATGAACGGCATCCAGGCCTGCCGCCTCATCAAGCAGTCCCTGCCCGCGGTGAGGGTGGTCATGCTCACCATGATGGAGGACGAGGCCAGCATCCTGGAGGCCATCTCCGCCGGGGCCAGCGGGTACATCCTCAAGAGCATGCCCGTGAACGAGGTGGTGAGGGCCGTCAAGTTGGCCATGGAGGATAAGTCACCCCTAAGCCCCGAGGCGGCCATGAAGGTCATCAACCAGTTCCGACGGAAGATGGAGGAGGAGGCCTCCCAGTTCAACCTCACCCGCAGGGAGCTGGAAGTCCTCCAGCTCCTGGCCTACGGCTACACCAACAAGATGATCGCCGAGAAGATGTTCATAAGCCAGCAGACGGTCAAGAGCCACGTCATCCATATCTTCCAGAAACTGGGAGCCAACGACCGCACGGAGGCGGTGGCCATCGCCCTGCGCAAGGGCCTGGTGGAATGA
- a CDS encoding flagellar biosynthetic protein FliO has protein sequence MSRSAVTSQRRVSPVGGAAKDPWKRALVGLALLVLLMVAVSFISGRLKAGESAARALGEGEGDAAAAKAEGEAENSGRDVTTAKSAPQDSVGGQAESPAEGEAEKEGPEGETLPGSITGGEGETLPPEVSGQTPSLDLGGSLLKVFLGLAVVAALLLATRFVAARSSGRKRLPAGGRLEVVGYTRLGPASGIYEVRAGNRILMIGEAEKGLTLLGEVDTEALVEAEEAEFLEDEFLALLREEMAPPHERSESRTGKRDLLEELRWKTARRRRPAWR, from the coding sequence ATGTCGCGCAGTGCCGTGACGTCGCAGCGGCGCGTATCCCCGGTGGGTGGGGCGGCCAAGGATCCATGGAAAAGGGCGCTGGTGGGATTGGCGCTCCTGGTCCTGCTCATGGTCGCGGTGTCCTTTATCTCCGGCAGGCTGAAGGCGGGAGAGAGCGCCGCCCGGGCGCTGGGGGAAGGGGAAGGGGACGCCGCGGCGGCGAAGGCCGAGGGGGAAGCGGAAAACTCCGGCAGGGATGTGACCACGGCGAAATCCGCCCCGCAGGACTCCGTGGGCGGACAAGCGGAATCCCCGGCGGAGGGGGAAGCGGAAAAGGAGGGACCGGAAGGGGAGACGCTCCCGGGATCGATCACGGGGGGAGAAGGGGAAACCCTCCCACCGGAGGTCTCCGGCCAAACCCCTTCCCTCGACCTCGGGGGAAGCCTCCTCAAGGTCTTCCTGGGGCTGGCGGTGGTGGCGGCGCTCCTGTTGGCGACCAGGTTCGTGGCGGCAAGGAGCTCCGGGAGAAAGAGGCTTCCCGCCGGGGGGAGGCTGGAGGTGGTCGGCTATACCCGCCTGGGCCCCGCCTCGGGCATCTACGAGGTGAGGGCGGGAAACAGGATTCTCATGATCGGCGAAGCGGAGAAGGGGCTCACCCTCCTGGGGGAGGTGGACACGGAGGCGCTGGTGGAGGCCGAGGAGGCTGAGTTCCTGGAGGACGAGTTCCTGGCCCTGTTGAGGGAGGAAATGGCGCCGCCGCACGAGAGGTCGGAATCTCGGACCGGGAAGCGTGACCTCCTCGAGGAGCTGAGATGGAAGACGGCGAGAAGGCGCAGGCCCGCGTGGAGATGA
- the flhB gene encoding flagellar biosynthesis protein FlhB: MPREERTEKATPKKREDVRKKEGMVARSADLTSGVMFLFSVFFLRLWGPSLFRYFASLVEAGLATAGGEATTSAILQNLRAGLVGIMGTLAPLCLALLAVALLVNGLQVKLYFVPKALKPRGERINPLLGLKRLFSPRSLAELAKNMLKVGLVGAVAYASVRSDYVKLHAMVGASVAQALAAYMRVIFSAALKVALVMFVLGCADYGYQKWEFERNIRMTRQEIKEEFRQTEGDPNLRAAIRSRMRDLARRRMMQRLPEATMVITNPRHYAVALQYRKRMPAPKVIAKGADFLALRIREEAEKLGIPVVEDPPLARALYASVEVDQEIPPELYKAVAEVLAYLISVDVRMAARIA; encoded by the coding sequence GTGCCGAGGGAGGAGAGGACGGAAAAGGCGACTCCCAAGAAAAGGGAGGACGTGCGCAAGAAGGAGGGCATGGTAGCCCGGAGCGCGGATCTCACCTCCGGGGTCATGTTCCTCTTTTCCGTTTTTTTTCTCCGGCTCTGGGGCCCTTCCCTCTTCCGGTACTTCGCCTCCCTGGTGGAAGCGGGGCTGGCCACGGCGGGCGGGGAGGCCACCACCTCCGCCATCCTCCAGAACCTCAGGGCGGGGCTGGTGGGAATCATGGGCACCCTCGCCCCTCTCTGCCTGGCCCTGCTCGCCGTGGCCCTGCTCGTAAACGGCCTGCAGGTGAAGCTTTATTTCGTGCCCAAGGCGTTGAAGCCGAGAGGGGAGAGGATCAACCCGCTGCTGGGCCTGAAGAGGCTCTTCTCGCCGCGTTCCCTGGCGGAACTGGCCAAGAACATGCTGAAGGTAGGCCTGGTGGGAGCGGTGGCCTACGCCTCGGTGAGATCGGATTACGTCAAGCTTCATGCCATGGTGGGGGCGAGCGTCGCCCAGGCCCTGGCGGCCTACATGAGGGTTATCTTCAGCGCCGCGCTGAAGGTGGCCCTGGTGATGTTCGTCCTGGGGTGCGCCGACTACGGCTACCAGAAATGGGAATTCGAGCGCAACATCCGGATGACCCGCCAGGAGATCAAGGAGGAGTTCCGGCAGACGGAAGGGGATCCCAACCTCCGCGCGGCCATTCGCTCGCGCATGCGGGATCTGGCCAGGAGGAGGATGATGCAGAGGCTGCCGGAGGCCACCATGGTGATCACCAACCCCCGGCATTACGCCGTGGCCCTCCAGTACCGGAAACGCATGCCCGCTCCCAAGGTGATCGCCAAGGGAGCGGATTTCCTGGCCCTGCGCATTCGAGAGGAAGCGGAGAAGCTGGGCATCCCGGTGGTGGAGGACCCTCCGCTGGCCCGGGCCCTGTACGCGTCGGTGGAGGTGGACCAGGAGATTCCGCCCGAGCTGTACAAGGCGGTGGCGGAGGTGCTGGCCTACCTCATCAGCGTGGACGTGAGGATGGCGGCCAGGATAGCTTGA
- a CDS encoding chemotaxis response regulator protein-glutamate methylesterase, which yields MRGLFSRPVRVLVVDDSAIVRQILTRELSADPDIEVVGAAPDPFIARDKIVRLRPDVITLDIEMPRMDGLTFLRKLMKHHPLPVVVLSSLAPEGSQTALQALDLGAVEVMSKPGGPYSVEEVILQLREKIKAAALADLSRLRSASVFFPGEEKALPFLPPLRTTLKLVALGASTGGTEAIRRIISRFPAGGPPTLIVQHMPEMFTRSFAASLDSVSEMDVREASDGDYLRPGLVLLAPGNRHMVLRRSGARYYVRVKDGPMVHHQRPSVDVLFHSVARHAGPNAVGVLLTGMGEDGAEGLQAMHEAGAFTIAQDRESCVVYGMPRAAVERGAVDLQLPLDSIAPAIFRLLASGEETGEGRENAGRSGAR from the coding sequence ATGAGGGGCCTTTTCTCCAGGCCGGTCAGGGTGCTTGTGGTGGACGATTCCGCCATCGTGCGCCAGATACTCACCCGCGAGCTGTCCGCGGACCCGGACATCGAGGTGGTGGGGGCGGCTCCCGACCCCTTCATCGCCCGGGACAAGATCGTGAGGCTCAGGCCGGACGTCATCACCCTGGACATCGAGATGCCCCGGATGGACGGGTTGACTTTTCTCCGCAAGCTCATGAAACACCATCCCCTCCCGGTGGTGGTTCTGAGTTCCCTGGCCCCCGAGGGTAGCCAGACCGCCCTGCAAGCCCTTGACCTGGGCGCCGTGGAGGTGATGAGCAAGCCCGGTGGTCCCTATTCCGTGGAGGAGGTCATCCTGCAACTCCGGGAGAAAATTAAGGCCGCCGCCCTCGCTGACCTTTCTCGTCTCCGCTCCGCATCCGTGTTCTTCCCAGGGGAAGAAAAGGCCCTCCCCTTCTTGCCCCCCTTGAGGACCACCCTGAAGCTGGTGGCCCTGGGCGCTTCCACGGGTGGGACGGAGGCCATCCGCAGGATCATCAGTCGTTTCCCGGCGGGGGGGCCACCCACGCTCATCGTCCAGCATATGCCGGAGATGTTCACCCGTTCCTTCGCCGCGAGCCTCGACTCCGTCTCGGAGATGGACGTGCGGGAGGCATCCGATGGCGACTACCTGCGCCCGGGACTCGTTCTTTTGGCTCCCGGCAACCGGCACATGGTGCTTCGTCGCAGCGGCGCCCGCTACTACGTGCGGGTGAAGGACGGCCCCATGGTCCACCACCAGCGGCCCAGCGTGGACGTCCTCTTCCACTCCGTGGCCCGCCACGCGGGTCCCAACGCGGTGGGGGTGCTCCTCACGGGCATGGGGGAGGACGGGGCGGAGGGCCTCCAGGCCATGCACGAGGCTGGTGCCTTCACCATCGCCCAGGACAGGGAGAGCTGCGTGGTCTACGGCATGCCGCGGGCCGCCGTTGAGCGCGGGGCGGTGGACCTGCAGCTGCCGCTGGATTCCATTGCCCCGGCCATCTTCCGCCTCCTTGCCTCCGGGGAAGAAACCGGGGAGGGACGCGAAAACGCGGGAAGGAGCGGGGCGAGGTGA
- a CDS encoding protein-glutamate O-methyltransferase has translation MAKRRAGSRDPCREMQLFEDYELGDGEFRRISTLAYEEARLNLHQGKKLLVQNRLRKRLRALGLPGFKEYLRFLEDNPEEVRTMVDCLTTNFTRLFREQEHFDFLREEVIPWLNASGFERIRFWSAGCSSGEEPYSLAIYLREYLEEVDDRDVLILATDISLRALSRAREGVYREDQLADVPAAWKFKYFRKCRLNGENCFRVTPELARLIRFRYLNLVGDWPMRGLFQVILCRNVMIYFDKATQQELVGRFHRYLVPGGYFFVGHSESLTRIRHPFRYCRPSVYRKAEEAEESRGLSRRGGNEVSGKARAAEKQGKEVPEE, from the coding sequence GATTACGAGCTCGGGGACGGGGAATTTCGACGCATCAGCACCCTGGCCTACGAGGAGGCGCGACTGAACCTGCACCAGGGAAAGAAACTGCTGGTGCAGAACCGTCTGCGAAAAAGGTTGCGCGCCCTGGGACTGCCCGGCTTCAAGGAATACCTGCGCTTCCTGGAGGATAACCCGGAGGAAGTCCGCACCATGGTGGATTGCCTGACCACCAATTTCACCCGCCTCTTCCGGGAACAGGAGCATTTCGACTTCCTTCGGGAAGAGGTGATACCCTGGCTCAACGCCTCGGGTTTCGAGAGGATAAGGTTCTGGAGCGCGGGATGCTCCAGCGGCGAGGAACCCTATTCCCTGGCCATTTACCTCCGGGAGTACCTGGAGGAAGTGGACGATAGGGACGTCCTCATCCTGGCCACGGACATCTCGCTGCGCGCCCTCTCCAGGGCCAGGGAGGGGGTCTACCGGGAGGATCAGCTCGCGGACGTACCCGCCGCGTGGAAGTTCAAGTATTTCCGTAAGTGCCGGTTGAACGGGGAAAACTGCTTCCGGGTGACCCCGGAACTCGCCCGGCTCATCCGCTTTCGCTACCTGAACCTGGTGGGCGACTGGCCCATGAGGGGTCTCTTCCAGGTCATCCTGTGCCGCAACGTGATGATCTACTTCGACAAGGCCACCCAGCAGGAGCTGGTGGGACGCTTTCACCGTTACCTGGTCCCGGGAGGTTATTTCTTCGTGGGCCATTCCGAGAGCTTAACCCGCATCCGTCATCCCTTCCGCTACTGCCGGCCCTCCGTCTACCGCAAGGCTGAGGAGGCGGAAGAGTCGCGCGGCCTGTCTCGCCGGGGGGGAAACGAGGTCAGCGGGAAAGCCCGCGCCGCGGAAAAGCAAGGCAAGGAGGTACCGGAGGAATGA